A stretch of DNA from Desulfurella amilsii:
AAGCTATTTTAGAAAGTGTCAATATTAGAACTAGGCCAATTATGATGACTGCATTTGGTACAGCTGTTGGCATGATACCAATTGCTCTGCAGTGGGCTATAGGATTGGAAAGGCTATCTCCCCTTGCAACAGTTGCAATAGGCGGTTTAATTGTAGGAACATTTTTAAGCTTAGTGTATGTGCCATTTTTTTACTATATTATAACAAAAGACTAATTTCAAGTTGATTTGTTATATTGATAATTTACGTATAAAGTATATAATCTAATTATGAAATTATTTTATGTAGTATTGCTGTGTGCGTTTTTTTTACTTAGTTGCACCAAATCCAACAAAAATGAAAAAATCATTAATTTAAGTAATACTACAATATTAAATGAGCAAGTAGATTTACATCATGTAAAAACTTTTAAAGTTGCAATTTCCGCTATGATGTCTCCCGTGCAAAATTATGATGTTTATAAGCCTTTTTTAAAATACCTACAAGATGCATTAAGTATGCAAGTCAAGCTAACCCAAAGGAAAACTTATTTGGAAGTAAATGATTTAATAAAAGATAATAAAGTGGATTTAGCATTCATTTGCACAGGAGCCTATGTATATGGTGACTTAAAAAATAAAGCAAATGCAATTGCTATACCTGTTGTAAATAATAAAATTACATACAAGGCATACATTATCGTCAATAAACAATCAAATATAAATAGCATTTGGGATTTAAAAGGCAAATCATTTGCTTTTATGGATCCATTATCCAATACTGGTTATTTCTTCCCAATGGATCTATTTAAACAGTATGGAATAAACCCAAAAACATTTTTTAAAAGCACCAGTTTTACTTATTCTCACACTTTTTCTATCGAAGCAGTAGCCAATAATATTGTTTCTGCTGCATCCGTAGATGGTATAGTTTACAATTATGCAATTAAACATTCTTCTAAATTAAGAAAAAATACGAAAATTTTGATTGAGTCACCAACTTTTGCTATGCCTCCAGTCGTTGTTCCAAAGCAAATGGATGAAAAAATGCAAAAAAAAATCCAAGATATTTTGCTAAGTATGGATAAAAATTCTAAAGGTAGAAAAATATTAAAAGAAATCGGTGTAGATAAATTTATTCTTCCGCCAAAAAATTTTTATGATAGCATTTACTATTTTCAATGATTAATAAAACAACATTGCAAGAAACGCTTTTAAAAATATACAATGTGCCATTTTACATTAAAATAGTGGGCCTTATTGTATTTACATCTTTTTTTATCGGGATATTAACAATTGTGGCAGTTGAAAAAACATTCTATAACTTTAATTCTAATCAGTTAAACGAACTAAGTGTGTCTATAGCAAAAGAACTTTCGTTTCAATCTGTTAATTACATTTTAGATAATGATATTTTTGGCCTAACAAAAATATTAGATGATTCTAAAAAAAGCAACCCAGATGTACTTTATGCATTTGTTGAAAGTCCAGATAATCAAATTTTTGCCTCTACATTTCATAATGTTTTTCCTAAAGAGTTATTGGATGTAAATAATTCTGATTTTAAAACATCTTCTGTTAAGCGAATAAAAACGAATTTGGGTTCAGTTATTGATGTAAAAGAGCCCATTTTAAATGGGGCATTAGGCGTCCTGAGAGTAGGTATCTCAAAAAAACATTCAGAAAATGTGGTTAACAGTCTAATAATGTACATATTGTTAATAATATTTTTGGGTATTTTTGTAAGCGTCGTTTTTGCAAGTATTATAACTTATTTAATTATGCAACCAATCTTTTTGTTAAAAAAAGCCACAAAAGAAATTTCTAATGGCAATTACAAAATCAAAGTCTATTCCTCAAGGCTATATGATGATTTGGGTGGTCTTATTGAATCTTTTAATTTAATGATTGATAAATTAAATTTTCTAGAAAAAGAAAGAGAAAAAAAGGAGCAATTACTTAAAGAGTTTGTCAACAAAGTTATTGATGCACAAGAAGAAGAAAGAAAAAGAATTTCACGGGAATTGCACGATGAACTGGGGCAATTTTTTGCATATTTAAAGATGAGAATAAAAACGGTTGAAGAATCAAATTCACTTAATGAAACAAAAAAAATATTTTCAGAGCTTAAAGAAAACCTTTTAAAAGAAGTTAACTTGATACACGATATGGCAAAAAATTTAAGACCAAGCATTTTAGATGAGATGGGTTTGTCTAAGGCTATAGAATTTTACTTAAATGATTTTGTTGCTGCAAATAATATCAATTATAGTTTTAATACATTTAATATTGAGCAAAGAAGATTTGATTCACACATAGAAACAAGCATTTATAGAGTTGTTCAAGAAGCTGTATTAAACGTAGTCAAACACTCAAGAGCAAAATTTCTAAAAGTTTTTTTAGAATGGAACAATGGAATATTAAGAGGTATAATTGAAGATGACGGGATTGGAATTGAAGAAAATCAAAAAAATAACTCAGGTTTTGGCATATACAGTATGAAAGAGCGAATAACGCTTTTAGGTGGGAATTTGGAAATAAATTCAGATAAAGAAAATGGCACTATTATAATTTTTAGCGTGCCAACTTAACATAGCTTATGAAAGATGTTTTTACAATATTAATTGTTGATGATCATAATATTGTTGTCTCAGGCTTAAGAATGCTTATAGAAATCCACAAAATGTTTAAAGTAGTTGCAGATGCAAACAATGCAACCGATGCCATTGATTTAACTCAAAAATTTAAACCCGACATAATAATACTTGATATTAGTTTACCGGGCATTAGTGGATTAGATATTATAAGTAGACTAAAGCAAATATCAAATGAATCAAAGATCTTAATTCTAACTATGCACGAGAATCAGATTTATATACAAAAAGCACTTGAAGAAGGCGCATCTGGGTACATCTTAAAACACGCAGCAGATGAAGACCTTATCTATGCTTTAAAAACAATTATAAAAGGCGAAATTTACATACAGCCACACTTAGTTGGCAAAATCTATATAAAGAAAAAACAATCCTATAAAACTCGTGATGAAATAATTTGGGAGACGCTCAGTGAAAGAGAAAAAGAAGTAGCAATATTGGTAGCAAAAGGTTTTACAAATAAAGAAATTGGAGAAAAACTTTTTTTATCAGAAAAAACTGTTGCTACATACAGAATGAGAGCCCTTGCAAAGCTTGAAATGGACAAAACAAAATTGCTAAATTTAATAATTAAATTAAACTTGCTCGAAATGTAAGAAAAAATCTTACAATTGAAATGTATTTTGCCTCATAAGTAGTCTAAAACAATAATAAGATTTCAATAAATAGACGATTTATAAATTATTTTTTTAGTTTATATTAAACTAGAATTTATTATTAAAGGAGGACCTATGAGAAAGCGCACAACCAATGAAAATCTTGACACTGACGAAAAACCCACAAGCGCAAGAAGGACATTGCTTAAAACACTTGGTCTTGGGGTAAGCGGAACACTTATTTTTTCTTTATTTACTAAAAACGCACAAGCGCAAGATCAGGCACCGCAAAAAACTGCTAGCAACGGGCATACTAATGATATTAATATTGATTCAAGCGATCAAATTACTGGGCCATTGCAAAATCACAGGTGGATGGGTTGGGAAAATCCTGTATTTGATGCCAATGATGGCTGGAATGACTGGAAGACGATTTTGAACCCAAATAATTTGCCTATATGGCATGATAGCTTTTCCGAAATACCAAAGACACATCCAAAACACAAATGGGGCATGGTTATGGATAATAGAAAATGCGTAGGTTGTCAAGCCTGCGTAGTTGCCTGCAAAAGTGAAAATAATGTGCCTTTAGGTGTTTTTAGAACGATTGTTGATGTTATGGAAGTAGGCTCTATTAAACCTGCCCAAAATGGTATGATTGTAACAGAAGAGGGTTCGTATGAGCCAAATGTGAAAAAATTCATGCTGCCTAGAATTTGCAACCACTGCGATGAGCCTCCTTGCGTTCAAGTGTGCCCTGTAAAGGCTACTTTCAAAAGGCAAGACGGCATTGTATTAATTGACTATGAGGTTTGTATTGGATGTGGTACATGTGTCCAAGCATGCCCCTACGATATGCGATTTTTAAATCCTATTCAAATGACAGCAGATAAGTGCACATTTTGCGTCCATAGGGTTGATGCTGGCCTTGAACCTGCCTGCGTAACATCGTGTGTTGGTAGAGCAAGAGTTTTTGGGGATCTAAATGATCCAAACAGCGAAGTGTCTCAATTAATTGCGCAGTTTCCTACAGGCAGATTAATGATTTCTCAAGGAACGGATCCTCAAGTATTTTATATTAATTTAAATGGAAACCTTGAAGGAACAACATCAATAGATAAGGTGTTTATGGAGTTTACATATACAATTGGTTTTAACACAACAGACTACAAGCAATTGGGTGGAGAAGTCGAACTGCCAACAATAGAAGAAAAGAAAAATCCATTTAAACAATTTGCAGTATAAGGAGGAGGAAATATGTTAGAAGGTCAGTTTTTAGAGACACCTATATGGGGTTTACCTATTGTAATATACCCATTTTTATCTGGACTTATGGCTGGAGCTTTTGTTATTGATTCGCTATCGCATTTATTTGGGTTTAAAAAATTTGACCCTGTAGCTAAATTAGCAGCCACAGTTAGCTTTGCGATGGTGTTATTAGCTGCCTTTGCACCATTAGTTGATACATTGCAACCCTCAAGAGCAGTTTGGGAGTTGTATGTAAGAGACCATTTTCCATACTCACCACTTGGAGTTTTTATAGTCATATGGACACTTTATGTAATTTTGATGTTGTTTGAGATGTATTTTGACTATAGAGTTGATAATGTAGAACGATCTAAACAAGGTGGCTTAAGAGGCGCAATTTCAAAATTTTTAACATTTGGAAGACCAGAAGTTTCTCAAGAGAGTATAAAAAAAGATAAGAAAGCGCTTTTCATAATTTCAGCAATTGGCGTACCATTAGCATTTGCATTTCACGGATACATAGGGTTTGTGTTTGGGGCTATAAAAGCTAGAGCTTTGTGGACTAGTTCTGTAATGATGTTAATGTTTATTACATCCGCTATAGTTTCTGGTGCTGCAACTGTAATATTTTTTTATATAATAGGCTACAGCTTTTACTCAAAGAAAAATAAAGTAAATTTAGAAACCCTAAACGCATTGGGTATATTCACCATTTTTGCAATTTTA
This window harbors:
- a CDS encoding response regulator — its product is MKDVFTILIVDDHNIVVSGLRMLIEIHKMFKVVADANNATDAIDLTQKFKPDIIILDISLPGISGLDIISRLKQISNESKILILTMHENQIYIQKALEEGASGYILKHAADEDLIYALKTIIKGEIYIQPHLVGKIYIKKKQSYKTRDEIIWETLSEREKEVAILVAKGFTNKEIGEKLFLSEKTVATYRMRALAKLEMDKTKLLNLIIKLNLLEM
- the phnD gene encoding phosphate/phosphite/phosphonate ABC transporter substrate-binding protein produces the protein MKLFYVVLLCAFFLLSCTKSNKNEKIINLSNTTILNEQVDLHHVKTFKVAISAMMSPVQNYDVYKPFLKYLQDALSMQVKLTQRKTYLEVNDLIKDNKVDLAFICTGAYVYGDLKNKANAIAIPVVNNKITYKAYIIVNKQSNINSIWDLKGKSFAFMDPLSNTGYFFPMDLFKQYGINPKTFFKSTSFTYSHTFSIEAVANNIVSAASVDGIVYNYAIKHSSKLRKNTKILIESPTFAMPPVVVPKQMDEKMQKKIQDILLSMDKNSKGRKILKEIGVDKFILPPKNFYDSIYYFQ
- a CDS encoding 4Fe-4S dicluster domain-containing protein; its protein translation is MRKRTTNENLDTDEKPTSARRTLLKTLGLGVSGTLIFSLFTKNAQAQDQAPQKTASNGHTNDINIDSSDQITGPLQNHRWMGWENPVFDANDGWNDWKTILNPNNLPIWHDSFSEIPKTHPKHKWGMVMDNRKCVGCQACVVACKSENNVPLGVFRTIVDVMEVGSIKPAQNGMIVTEEGSYEPNVKKFMLPRICNHCDEPPCVQVCPVKATFKRQDGIVLIDYEVCIGCGTCVQACPYDMRFLNPIQMTADKCTFCVHRVDAGLEPACVTSCVGRARVFGDLNDPNSEVSQLIAQFPTGRLMISQGTDPQVFYINLNGNLEGTTSIDKVFMEFTYTIGFNTTDYKQLGGEVELPTIEEKKNPFKQFAV
- the nrfD gene encoding NrfD/PsrC family molybdoenzyme membrane anchor subunit yields the protein MLEGQFLETPIWGLPIVIYPFLSGLMAGAFVIDSLSHLFGFKKFDPVAKLAATVSFAMVLLAAFAPLVDTLQPSRAVWELYVRDHFPYSPLGVFIVIWTLYVILMLFEMYFDYRVDNVERSKQGGLRGAISKFLTFGRPEVSQESIKKDKKALFIISAIGVPLAFAFHGYIGFVFGAIKARALWTSSVMMLMFITSAIVSGAATVIFFYIIGYSFYSKKNKVNLETLNALGIFTIFAILLDLFLDVVEKLYSVRAYTGAEEFHGWELVYNWGGALSVNYHIYQILIGLIVPLVFLLFKKVRQSKFLMLIIAILINFGVWEMRYDTVIGGQLLPKISQGTVIFHAPWLGFDGILSGIGLFCLGLVLFFVLSWLFGWEDNPKSQSLDSNENK
- a CDS encoding ATP-binding protein, with translation MINKTTLQETLLKIYNVPFYIKIVGLIVFTSFFIGILTIVAVEKTFYNFNSNQLNELSVSIAKELSFQSVNYILDNDIFGLTKILDDSKKSNPDVLYAFVESPDNQIFASTFHNVFPKELLDVNNSDFKTSSVKRIKTNLGSVIDVKEPILNGALGVLRVGISKKHSENVVNSLIMYILLIIFLGIFVSVVFASIITYLIMQPIFLLKKATKEISNGNYKIKVYSSRLYDDLGGLIESFNLMIDKLNFLEKEREKKEQLLKEFVNKVIDAQEEERKRISRELHDELGQFFAYLKMRIKTVEESNSLNETKKIFSELKENLLKEVNLIHDMAKNLRPSILDEMGLSKAIEFYLNDFVAANNINYSFNTFNIEQRRFDSHIETSIYRVVQEAVLNVVKHSRAKFLKVFLEWNNGILRGIIEDDGIGIEENQKNNSGFGIYSMKERITLLGGNLEINSDKENGTIIIFSVPT